The Buchnera aphidicola (Nipponaphis monzeni) genome includes the window AATTCAAACAAATTGGAAATATCAATTAACTTATAATGATAAATTATTTACACGATATACTTTATTGTCACGAGGAAAAAAAAATCATTGTTTAATTTGTTGGTAAATTTGTTTCTAAAAATAAAAATATTAGTATAAACATACATTTATTACCTTTATCAAAAAAAAGCACTGTTGTACTAGATTTAATTTTTTTTATAAAAAATAATTTAATATTTACACATTACACTAAATGATCTATAGTTATTTAATAAAATTAAAACTTTCTCCACATCCACAAAAGTTTTTCATATTCGAGTTATAAAAAACAAAAATAAAATTTATTCCATTTTGCACAAAATCTATTTGAATGTTATTTACTATATGAATAATTTTTATAGGTATAAAAAAATTTATTTTTTTATCATGTAATAAATTGAACTCTATTAAGTGATGATTATTTGATAAATTTCTTATTAATTTACAAATATAACGAAAACCAGAACATCCAGATTTTTTTATATCTAATTTTATACCTATATTTAAACTATTTTTTTGTAGCAAATAAAAAAACTGGTCAATAGCTTTTTGAGTAATATAAATTTTAACATTATTATATTCTTTATTTATAACAGTATATAAAATAGATTTTTTTTTAATTTTCATAAGTTTTGAATTCATAACTAACAATTATATGTATTTAGAACATAAGTACACTTTTAAAACTAAGATTTGTTTTTTTAAAATTATATTTTGTAAACATTACTTAAGAAATCATTAAACATTTAAAATAGTATTTCATACTTTAAATATATTTAATATAAATCAAAAGATTTAAATTATAATTAATTATTTTTTAAATAAATGTTAATGTGTTGTTAGATATATTTCTTATTAGCAACAAAGCGTTTGTTAGAATATATATTGATATATATACATTATAATATTTTCGATGTAAAGAAATTATTAATATTTTAAATGTTAACTTTTTTGTCAATAAAATACAACTGTTCTGAATAAAAAAAATAAAAAGTTACTAAATAAAAGTAAGTTTTAAAAAATGTAAATAGCAATATTGTAACTAATATTCACATTATATTTATAATTTTGTTTTTTTTAAAAAAAATTATATTTTTTTATATGTAATACATTATTAAGCGTTTTTATTTCAATTTTTATCTCTTTATTCAGTTTATGTCTTAACTAATCTTTAGTATATTTTTTATTCTAAAGATACTATTGCCTATAAAAGTAACAACTTGTTCGTATGATTAAAAAATATCAAGGAACTATTGAGGTATAATTTTTGTATGCAAAATCCAAAAAAAAATATGGATTTACCAAAAGTAATTTTTTCTTTAGTATTCGTTATTTGTATGATAATTGCCAGTTTCTGGATAGTTCGTCCATTTGTATTAGGGTTTATTTGGGCAAGCATGATAGTAATAGCTACTTGGCCATTTATGATTAAATTACAAAGTTGGTTTGGAGGACAACGTTCATTTGCAGTTATTATTATGACTTTAAGTTTGTTACTTTTATTTATCATACCTTCTGTAATATTAGTACATATTATTATTAATAATAGTATACCTTTAATACATTTGCTTTCATCAGGTAAATTTAAATTTCCTACATTAATATGGTTACAAGATTGCCCTATAATAGGGAATAAATTATTACATAATTATAAAAAAATTATTAATGGAGGTGGTAATAATATAATAAATCAATTACAACCTTACATTGGTCGTACTACTGAATTTTTTTTTATACAAGCCAGTCATTTTGGTCGTTTTATAATCCATCTTGGTTTTATGTTAGTATTCAGTGTTATTCTTTATTGGAATGGAGAAAAAGTAACTAATATAATTAGACATGTCGCATTCAAATTAGCTTCTCAATCTGGAGATGCTGTTGTTTTATTAACGGGACAAGTTATTCGATCTGTTGCATTAGGAGTTGTTGTAACTGCACTATTACAAGGATTGTTAGGTTGGTTTGGATTAATTATATCTGGAATTCCTTATTCTGTTCTATTTATGATATTAACGATTTTATTTTGTTTAATCCAATTAGGTCCTTTACCAATTTTAGTTCCTATTGCTATTTGGTTATATTGGAATAATAATATTATTTGGGGAACCTTTTTGTTAGTATGGAGTGGTATAATATGTATATTAGATAATATATTAAGACCAATGCTCATAAAAATTGGAATTGATTTACCAGCATTATTAATATTGTCCGGAGTAATAGGAGGAATATTAGCCTTCGGAATTATTGGAATATTTATAGGCCCGGTAATTTTAATAATATCATATCGTATGATAGCATCTTGGATGTATGAAGCACCAATTTCTAAAATTTTAGTACAACATTCTACAAAAAAAATACCACACAAAAAAAAGAAAACAAAATATTAATTTTAATAACATCAATATGTAAACTTACATTATCAAAATAATTGATAAATTCGCAATAATAATTAAATGTTCTATATAATAATTTTATATTTATACTTAACTTTAAAAAATTTTACTATATTAAAATTAATAACTTGATATATATTAATTTATATACTTTGAAATAATTTGTTTACTATTTTAACAAAAAGCATCTATACAATCTTTATTAAAAAATTTGGACATATTATGTAAATTTAATTAATATAAGTTTATTTCAAGTTATTATTTTAATAAAAAGCAACATCAATTTTTTTAATTACATATTACATATTATATTATTTAGATTGATATAAATAAATAAACAAAAATATAAAAATGATTAAAATAAAAAAATGTATTAAATAAAATAAATAAATCAAATATATATCCTTTTTAAAAAAGATTTATTATTTAATAAATACGAATATTTTTATACTTATAAAAATGTTTATATAACGAATTATATAATTTATATTATTTTATTTTTAATTTTCAATATTATTAACTTCAATAATTTTTTGAAAAACTTAAAATAATATAAATGAAAATAATAATTAATGTCTTTATTAAATATTTATCAAATTTTAATTTATTTAGAGAAAATATAATGAAAAAAACAGACGAATTAAGAACAATAAGAATTGATCCTTTAATTACTCCTTTTGAATTAGCTACACACTATGCATTAACTCCTGAAATTATGGAGAATGTTATTCAAACAAGAACAAATATATCTAATATTATTAAAGGACATGATAAACGTTTACTTGTAATTATTGGTCCTTGCTCAGTTCATGATCCATCAGCTGCAATGGAGTACGCTAACAAATTATATGAATTACGAAAAAAATATTATTCTCATCTCGAAATAGTTATGAGAACTTATTTTGAAAAACCTAGAACAGTAGTAGGTTGGAAAGGATTAATTTCAGATCCTGAACTGAATGGTTCTTTCAAGGTTAATCATGGATTATCTATAGCTAGAAAACTATTATTAAATATTAATAAATTAGGATTACCTGCTGCTACAGAATTTTTAGATATGGTAATAGGACAATTTATCGCAGATTTAATTAGTTGGGGGGCAATTGGAGCGAGAACAACTGAAAGTCAAATTCATAGAGAAATGGCTTCTGCTCTTTCATGTCCAGTAGGTTTTAAAAATGGTACTGATGGAAATATACACATTGCTATAGATGCAATTAGAGCAACTCAAGAACGCCATTTATTTCTAGCTCCTGATAAAAATGGACGGATGACTATTAATCATACTAGTGGTAATCCATTTGGGCATATTATTATGAGGGGTGGTAAAAAACCTAATTATCATGCGCAAGATATAAAAAAAGCAACAGATAATTTAAGAAAACATCATCTTCCAGAATATTTAATGATTGATTTTAGTCATGCTAATTGCCTTAAAAAACATTATTTACAAATAAAAGTATGCGAATCAATTATAGATCAAATTTGCCATGGTAACAATGCAATTTTTGGAGTGATGATTGAAAGTTTTTTAAAAGAAGGTTCTCAAGTAATTAATAATAAAGATAAATTAATATATGGCCAATCTATTACTGATCCTTGTTTAGGATGGAAAGATAGTGAAATAATTATTGACAAATTAGCTGAAGCAGTAGATACACGATTATAAGTTTTGTATGCAGTTAGTTATTTTAACTCACTATACTTTGTTAGTTTAATTAACTAATTTAGTTTAATTTAATCGTATATACTAATATAAAAAATTATATTTATTATTTTTTATAAAAAAATAATAAATATATAATTAAAAAATCTTTTATTTAGAATTAAAAAATATATTAGTTATATACTCAATTATAGTAAGTATATATATTTCATATATCTAAATTTTTAAAAATAAAAAAAATTTAAACAAATAAATAATTAATTTTTTACCAATAAATATGTAGTTATAAAATATAAATTTACTTTTAAATTAATTGTTAATGCAGTGAAAGGACTTAATATGCCCATTGTTACATTAATAGATGGAACAAAAAAAATATTTAATGACCAAATTTCAATTTTAGAAATTGCCGAAACAATCAAATCAGGTTTATCTAAATTGTGTGTTGCTGCTGAAATCAATGGAACATTAGTAGATGCGTGTACTATAATTAATGAAAATTGTAATTTAAAAATTATCACTAATTGTACAAATGACAAATTTGCATTAGAAATTATCCGGTGTACTTGTATACAATTATTTTCTTATGCAATTAAAACTTTATGGCCAAATGCTAAATTAGCAAATAGCAAAATTACTGATGACGGTTTTTATTATGATATTGAATATGAATTAAAAAAAAATGATTTACATATCATAGAAAAAAAAATGCGAGAATTAATTAAAAGAAAATATTTAATTACTCGAAAAATAATAAGTTATGATAAATGTAAAAAAATTTTTAAAAAATCATTAGAATATTATAAATATTATATACTTAAAAATAACAATTTTAATAAAAAGAAAATATTAACTATTTATTATCATAATAACCATGTAGACATAACAAATGGTATTCAAACGTATAATATTAATTTTTGTAAAAATTTTAAAGTACAAAGATTTTCTGGAGTTTATTGGCTAGGTAAACTTAAAAACAAAACATTACAACGTATATATGTGACTGTTTGGGATTCTAACAAAAAATTAAATTTTTTTTTAAAAAATATTGATGATTCTTTAAAAAGAGATCATAGAAAAATTGCCAAAACACTCGATTTATACCATATACAAGAAGAATCTCCAGGAATGGTATTCTGGCATA containing:
- a CDS encoding iron-sulfur cluster assembly accessory protein, coding for MKIKKKSILYTVINKEYNNVKIYITQKAIDQFFYLLQKNSLNIGIKLDIKKSGCSGFRYICKLIRNLSNNHHLIEFNLLHDKKINFFIPIKIIHIVNNIQIDFVQNGINFIFVFYNSNMKNFCGCGESFNFIK
- the ydiK gene encoding AI-2E family transporter YdiK; translation: MQNPKKNMDLPKVIFSLVFVICMIIASFWIVRPFVLGFIWASMIVIATWPFMIKLQSWFGGQRSFAVIIMTLSLLLLFIIPSVILVHIIINNSIPLIHLLSSGKFKFPTLIWLQDCPIIGNKLLHNYKKIINGGGNNIINQLQPYIGRTTEFFFIQASHFGRFIIHLGFMLVFSVILYWNGEKVTNIIRHVAFKLASQSGDAVVLLTGQVIRSVALGVVVTALLQGLLGWFGLIISGIPYSVLFMILTILFCLIQLGPLPILVPIAIWLYWNNNIIWGTFLLVWSGIICILDNILRPMLIKIGIDLPALLILSGVIGGILAFGIIGIFIGPVILIISYRMIASWMYEAPISKILVQHSTKKIPHKKKKTKY
- a CDS encoding 3-deoxy-7-phosphoheptulonate synthase; amino-acid sequence: MKKTDELRTIRIDPLITPFELATHYALTPEIMENVIQTRTNISNIIKGHDKRLLVIIGPCSVHDPSAAMEYANKLYELRKKYYSHLEIVMRTYFEKPRTVVGWKGLISDPELNGSFKVNHGLSIARKLLLNINKLGLPAATEFLDMVIGQFIADLISWGAIGARTTESQIHREMASALSCPVGFKNGTDGNIHIAIDAIRATQERHLFLAPDKNGRMTINHTSGNPFGHIIMRGGKKPNYHAQDIKKATDNLRKHHLPEYLMIDFSHANCLKKHYLQIKVCESIIDQICHGNNAIFGVMIESFLKEGSQVINNKDKLIYGQSITDPCLGWKDSEIIIDKLAEAVDTRL